From Methanobacterium congolense, one genomic window encodes:
- a CDS encoding class I SAM-dependent DNA methyltransferase, whose amino-acid sequence MLDSDLKSKINQLWDKFWSGGISNPLQAIEQMSYLLFMKQLEDQDNAKRDNARLAGEDFTSIFQECPECRWSEWSEYSSEEMLSHVRDKVFPFLRNLGDEDSLYSRYMNDAVFAIPTGSLLTEATKIIEKMHIKEQNRDTRGDLYEYLLSELTTAGKNGQFRTPRHIIKMMVELVNPKIGDAICDPACGTAGFLINAYSYILRNNTSEEFIKLDDEGNEYNFKGDRLDKEDWKLLRESSFYGYDFDRTMTRISLMNLMMHGIRDPNIQQLNTLSNRYNEDKRYDVVLANPPFKGSIDKAEINQNFTIKTTKTEILFLELMYNILVSGGRCAVIVPQGVLFGNSRAHKSIRKRLLEDCRLDAVISMPSGVFKPYAGVSTGILVFTKGEPTKKVWFYDMEADGYSLDDKRNFIDGKGDIPDILKKFKNREDEDFTDRKAKCFFVPFEEIKENDYGLSISNYKEIEYEEVEYEAPEVIKGKIIELEEKILTGLKDLEI is encoded by the coding sequence ATGTTAGATTCAGATTTAAAGTCCAAGATAAATCAGTTATGGGATAAGTTCTGGAGTGGGGGTATCAGCAATCCCCTCCAGGCAATAGAGCAGATGTCCTATTTATTGTTCATGAAACAGCTTGAAGACCAGGACAATGCCAAGCGGGACAATGCCAGACTTGCAGGTGAAGATTTCACATCCATCTTCCAGGAATGTCCAGAGTGCAGATGGTCGGAATGGTCAGAGTACTCCTCAGAGGAGATGCTTAGCCACGTGAGGGACAAGGTCTTCCCATTTCTCAGAAACCTGGGGGATGAGGACTCCCTCTACTCACGCTACATGAACGATGCAGTCTTTGCAATTCCAACAGGAAGCCTGCTTACAGAAGCCACCAAAATAATTGAGAAGATGCACATAAAGGAACAGAACCGTGACACACGTGGAGACCTCTACGAGTACCTGCTCTCAGAACTCACAACCGCAGGTAAAAACGGCCAGTTCAGAACACCCAGGCACATCATCAAGATGATGGTGGAACTTGTAAACCCCAAAATCGGTGATGCCATCTGTGACCCAGCCTGTGGAACCGCAGGATTCCTGATAAACGCCTACAGCTACATACTCAGAAACAACACATCAGAGGAATTCATAAAACTGGACGATGAGGGCAACGAGTACAACTTCAAGGGAGACAGGCTGGACAAGGAGGACTGGAAGCTTCTCAGGGAATCAAGCTTCTACGGCTATGACTTTGACCGTACCATGACCAGGATATCCCTAATGAACCTCATGATGCACGGTATCAGGGACCCAAACATTCAGCAGCTAAACACTTTATCAAACCGTTACAACGAGGACAAACGCTACGATGTTGTCCTTGCCAACCCACCATTCAAGGGAAGCATAGACAAGGCTGAGATAAACCAGAACTTCACAATCAAAACCACCAAGACAGAGATACTCTTCCTGGAGCTTATGTACAACATCCTTGTCAGCGGTGGAAGATGTGCAGTTATCGTACCCCAGGGAGTCCTCTTCGGTAACAGCAGGGCACATAAATCCATAAGAAAAAGATTGTTAGAGGACTGCAGACTGGACGCTGTGATATCCATGCCATCAGGTGTTTTCAAACCCTACGCAGGAGTTTCAACTGGAATACTGGTCTTCACCAAGGGAGAACCAACCAAGAAGGTCTGGTTCTACGACATGGAGGCAGACGGCTACTCATTAGACGACAAGCGAAACTTCATAGATGGTAAGGGAGACATACCAGACATCCTTAAGAAGTTCAAAAACAGGGAAGATGAGGACTTCACAGACAGAAAGGCCAAGTGCTTCTTCGTACCCTTTGAAGAAATAAAGGAAAATGACTACGGACTTTCAATCTCCAACTACAAGGAAATAGAGTACGAGGAAGTTGAGTACGAAGCTCCAGAAGTTATCAAAGGGAAGATAATTGAGTTGGAAGAGAAAATTCTAACTGGATTGAAGGATTTAGAGATTTAG
- a CDS encoding MFS transporter has protein sequence MNKEKLWTKEFITLSVVNFLIALIFYLLLVTIASYAITRFHTSTGVAGLVSSIFVIGALFGRLGIGRIIDDVENRKILIVSIIFFAIPSALYFVATSLPSLIFIRILQGMAFGVATTTIATIVAQILPANRLGEGLSYFSISIILATALGPFIGILLTEYADFNVIFIFNLILVIFCFFMSFAVKEPAHKISKPDKIKGAKIFKISNYLEFKAIPISIIALIISFAYSGVLTFISIYAEQINLVNAASFYFIVFAVTVVVSRPFSGRLMDAKGANIVMYPCFFIFAIAMFLFSQANFGLALLLAGALFGLGFGNLQSISQAIAIQVAPPHKLGLATATYYMFYDMGFGVGPYLFGFFIPFLGYRGSYSTMVMVILATIVLYYFLHGRKEKQLITVK, from the coding sequence ATGAATAAGGAAAAATTATGGACAAAAGAGTTTATCACATTATCTGTGGTTAACTTTTTAATTGCTTTGATATTTTATCTATTGTTGGTTACGATAGCTTCTTATGCCATAACCAGATTTCATACTTCAACAGGTGTAGCTGGACTTGTTTCAAGCATTTTTGTTATTGGAGCTTTGTTTGGTCGATTAGGAATTGGACGCATTATTGATGATGTGGAAAATAGGAAAATTTTAATTGTAAGTATAATATTCTTTGCCATCCCATCTGCACTGTACTTTGTGGCAACCAGTTTGCCATCGTTAATATTCATCAGAATTTTACAGGGAATGGCTTTTGGGGTGGCAACCACAACCATAGCAACAATTGTTGCCCAGATTCTTCCTGCCAATAGACTCGGAGAAGGCCTTAGTTACTTTAGTATAAGTATAATATTGGCAACAGCACTAGGCCCTTTTATAGGAATTCTTTTAACGGAGTATGCAGATTTTAACGTGATTTTTATTTTTAATTTAATATTGGTTATCTTCTGTTTTTTCATGTCCTTTGCAGTTAAGGAACCAGCTCATAAAATATCTAAACCAGACAAAATTAAAGGTGCAAAAATCTTTAAAATTTCAAATTACCTCGAATTTAAAGCGATACCCATTTCAATCATTGCCTTAATCATTAGTTTTGCTTATTCAGGTGTATTAACTTTTATTTCAATCTATGCTGAGCAGATCAATTTAGTAAATGCTGCAAGTTTCTACTTCATTGTATTCGCAGTTACAGTCGTGGTCTCAAGACCATTCTCAGGTCGTTTAATGGATGCTAAAGGTGCAAATATCGTGATGTATCCTTGCTTTTTCATTTTCGCAATTGCCATGTTCTTATTTAGTCAAGCAAACTTTGGACTTGCTTTATTATTAGCCGGAGCATTGTTTGGGTTAGGTTTTGGTAACCTTCAATCCATTTCCCAGGCAATTGCCATACAAGTAGCTCCCCCACATAAATTAGGACTGGCAACAGCCACTTATTATATGTTTTATGACATGGGATTTGGAGTAGGACCCTATCTATTCGGATTTTTCATTCCATTCCTAGGATACCGCGGTTCATATTCAACCATGGTCATGGTGATACTTGCAACCATTGTTCTTTACTATTTTCTACATGGGAGGAAGGAAAAGCAATTAATAACTGTTAAATAG
- a CDS encoding tetratricopeptide repeat protein — protein sequence MTSEVSNYIELANEKFGENEPAEAIEFLEKALELEPDNVTAIFLKGTGLIELGDDERALQCFDKVLELDPGYTDVHYNKALALLYLDDLDEAERSIDKFLESEPENINAIILKALIMASLGKKTLALNYFDDALSMDPNSFLALKNKGITLFELENYKDALKYLNLALKMEPEDEDILLYLGLASASLNKLDKAIGFYNKALDINEHNTSIIYYKTCAMADMGKLDEAINCITDILEVEPEFTSALTLKAEIYMGLERPEDALECYKAVKEIDPDDPEAWLGMGNVLKDLEKKEDSIKAYEKFIEVVEKNELSDWDLEVGRVRDYLKTVKP from the coding sequence ATGACTTCAGAAGTATCAAACTATATTGAACTGGCAAATGAGAAATTTGGGGAAAATGAACCTGCTGAAGCAATAGAATTCCTTGAAAAGGCATTGGAATTGGAACCAGATAATGTTACAGCAATTTTCCTTAAGGGAACGGGCTTGATAGAACTTGGAGATGATGAAAGAGCATTGCAGTGTTTTGATAAAGTTTTGGAACTGGATCCAGGTTACACTGATGTTCACTACAACAAGGCTCTGGCATTGTTATACCTGGATGATCTTGACGAGGCAGAACGATCCATAGACAAATTTTTAGAATCTGAACCAGAAAACATCAACGCAATCATCTTAAAAGCTTTGATAATGGCTTCTTTGGGTAAAAAGACTCTGGCTTTGAATTACTTCGATGATGCACTCAGTATGGATCCCAACTCATTCTTAGCCCTGAAAAATAAGGGAATAACCTTATTTGAGCTTGAAAACTATAAGGATGCCCTAAAATATTTGAATCTTGCTTTAAAAATGGAACCTGAAGATGAAGACATATTACTGTACCTTGGATTGGCATCAGCATCTTTAAACAAGCTTGATAAAGCAATAGGATTTTATAACAAAGCTTTAGATATAAATGAACATAACACGTCTATAATCTACTACAAAACCTGTGCCATGGCAGATATGGGCAAATTAGATGAAGCAATTAACTGCATAACTGACATCTTGGAGGTTGAGCCGGAATTCACAAGTGCACTCACCCTGAAGGCTGAAATCTACATGGGCCTTGAAAGGCCAGAAGATGCTCTGGAATGCTACAAAGCAGTAAAAGAAATAGATCCAGATGACCCTGAGGCATGGTTGGGTATGGGAAACGTTCTGAAGGATCTTGAGAAAAAAGAGGATTCAATCAAAGCATACGAGAAATTCATTGAGGTTGTCGAGAAAAATGAGCTTTCTGATTGGGATCTTGAAGTTGGTAGAGTTCGCGACTACCTCAAAACTGTAAAACCATAA
- a CDS encoding LabA-like NYN domain-containing protein, whose product MQERVMIFIDGANLFHGCSNYKKGYKIDMLKLRDELVGGRKLVSSHYYAAIPRENSSQFPAQKRFLDMLSYNGFNVTAVPLKTHRVTVKCDYCGMENHTTEQVEKGVDIALATDLISFAMDDQYDTAIIVSGDYDYFRAIQEVQRRGKKVEIAYFLIQGITEEFIQVADNFISLNGIADKITKE is encoded by the coding sequence ATGCAAGAACGCGTAATGATATTCATAGATGGTGCAAACCTGTTCCATGGCTGCAGCAACTACAAGAAGGGCTATAAAATTGATATGCTGAAACTTCGGGATGAACTGGTTGGAGGCAGGAAGCTTGTAAGTTCCCATTACTACGCTGCAATTCCAAGGGAAAATTCAAGCCAGTTCCCAGCCCAGAAAAGGTTTCTGGACATGCTAAGTTACAACGGCTTCAACGTAACAGCGGTTCCCCTCAAAACTCACAGGGTGACTGTGAAGTGCGACTACTGTGGAATGGAGAACCATACAACTGAACAGGTTGAGAAGGGTGTGGATATTGCACTGGCCACTGATCTCATATCCTTTGCAATGGACGACCAGTACGACACAGCCATAATCGTTTCAGGTGACTACGACTACTTCAGGGCCATTCAAGAGGTTCAAAGAAGGGGTAAAAAGGTTGAAATAGCCTACTTCCTTATCCAGGGAATAACAGAGGAATTCATACAGGTTGCAGATAACTTCATTTCTTTAAATGGAATTGCAGATAAGATCACTAAGGAATGA
- a CDS encoding DUF2115 domain-containing protein, producing MPESFLDTPLKEKMTKEELLSLLKKEAHNLHMKDIMLATAFFQEDAQFMPRGYREDYIKTFSKAFFTRIKDIKEDDDHYHGFVDMVKLRGFFKLLDEQKENAKSDRELCFLRIARIVATYTTFIREESIHPVGTKFPGGFILKFQGGEYLCPVKDRQKRNPSALCRFCVSVQDANAI from the coding sequence ATGCCTGAAAGTTTTCTTGATACTCCCCTGAAGGAGAAAATGACCAAGGAGGAGCTTCTGTCCCTTCTCAAAAAGGAAGCCCATAACCTTCACATGAAGGATATCATGCTTGCAACTGCATTCTTCCAGGAGGATGCCCAGTTCATGCCCAGAGGCTACAGGGAGGATTACATCAAAACCTTCTCAAAGGCATTTTTCACACGAATCAAGGACATAAAGGAGGATGATGATCACTACCATGGTTTCGTGGACATGGTTAAGCTTCGAGGATTCTTCAAGCTCCTTGATGAACAGAAGGAAAATGCTAAAAGTGACAGGGAGCTCTGCTTTCTGAGGATCGCCCGTATCGTTGCAACTTACACAACCTTCATACGTGAGGAGTCCATACATCCCGTTGGAACCAAATTTCCAGGGGGTTTCATCCTCAAGTTCCAGGGTGGAGAGTATCTGTGTCCTGTGAAAGACAGGCAGAAGAGAAATCCCAGTGCGCTTTGCAGGTTCTGCGTGTCGGTGCAGGATGCGAATGCGATTTAA
- a CDS encoding DUF2115 domain-containing protein, translating into MKFDFEKPLKKVELVEALKNEVHDISVMDIMEAHSYLVSEGRYVQESYRDEYLKSYVKAFLTRLRDLRNDNIPYPSDVDVDELKDALDNLEHQEKNLVEGEFNPCFWRIYSVMSIYTSFVLEEPIHIVGTPFPGGFKVKKVGDDYLCPVKEKQKDNPGAVCGFCIAEQDEDV; encoded by the coding sequence ATGAAATTTGACTTTGAAAAGCCCCTTAAAAAGGTTGAACTCGTTGAGGCTCTGAAAAATGAGGTTCATGATATCTCTGTGATGGATATCATGGAGGCCCACAGCTACCTGGTCAGTGAGGGTAGGTACGTTCAGGAGAGCTACCGCGACGAGTACCTGAAATCCTACGTAAAGGCCTTTTTAACACGTTTGAGGGACCTAAGAAATGACAACATCCCCTATCCTTCCGATGTGGATGTGGATGAACTGAAGGATGCACTGGATAACCTGGAACATCAGGAGAAGAATCTCGTTGAAGGCGAGTTCAATCCATGCTTCTGGAGGATATACAGTGTTATGTCCATTTACACGAGTTTCGTTCTGGAGGAACCCATACACATTGTTGGAACACCTTTTCCTGGTGGTTTCAAGGTTAAAAAGGTGGGCGATGATTATCTATGCCCGGTTAAGGAGAAACAGAAGGACAATCCAGGGGCTGTGTGTGGTTTCTGCATTGCAGAGCAGGACGAAGATGTTTAA
- a CDS encoding DUF2115 family protein has product MKFDFEKPLKKVELVEMLKNEADEISVQDIMEIYTEMNREGKYVQKSYQDEYIKFYIKSYLKYLKDLKTDETPYNSYVDMEKLKCTVDHLESLFEHHEKYSKPRLKKVLYVTTLYPTFILEEPIHIIGSQFPGGLKIKKNGETYLCPVKEKQEESPNALCKFCIAEQDEDV; this is encoded by the coding sequence ATGAAATTTGACTTTGAAAAGCCCCTTAAGAAGGTTGAACTTGTGGAAATGCTCAAAAATGAGGCTGATGAAATTTCAGTACAGGATATAATGGAGATCTACACTGAGATGAACCGGGAAGGAAAGTACGTTCAGAAGAGCTACCAAGATGAGTACATCAAATTCTACATAAAATCTTATTTAAAATATTTAAAGGATTTAAAAACAGATGAAACTCCATACAATTCTTACGTTGATATGGAAAAGTTGAAGTGCACAGTGGACCATCTGGAAAGCCTGTTTGAACACCATGAAAAATATTCAAAGCCTCGTTTAAAAAAGGTGCTCTATGTAACAACCCTGTATCCAACATTTATACTGGAAGAACCTATACACATCATTGGATCACAGTTTCCAGGGGGTTTGAAGATTAAAAAGAATGGTGAAACCTATTTATGTCCTGTCAAAGAGAAACAAGAGGAAAGCCCCAATGCCCTCTGTAAATTCTGTATTGCAGAACAGGACGAGGATGTTTGA
- a CDS encoding DEAD/DEAH box helicase: MMVMETIKKEIREIIKDSYPNINELNPAQKAVVDSGYLEDETNYIIAIPTASGKTLLGVMAALNTVLKGGKAVYAVPLISIQNEKVKEFKAFEKFGIKVGKHPSSSDIAVMVFESFDAVTRFSWNTLREIDLLIIDEFHMIGEYSRGPTIECAITRSRILNPSMRMVALSATLQNMPELSSWMDAHVVQHDYRPVPLYKDVLTTEELGLKNKNDVILKILNQSMEEESQALVFVSTRRFTESLANHIAGKIKRKLPAEKKKVFKEVAEKILDVPKRRGTLPTAVCLKLAECVESGVAFHHAGLFDKQKEIIEDEFRAGNLLMITATPSLMYGVNLPSKNVVIRDYTRWTGQGPQPIPVFDYEQMSGRAGRPGYDDEGYSYLIAKSVDEAFNLKDHYIYGEIETTNSKLIENRDAVYKQIITQVASSLAKSPQEILEFFNDTFYGFQMSHNEYMSAFSAESMEYDLKEALDFLMQNGIIRATPDGLKATDFGMLIAKSNYTVETAVKLREFARSGDIEPEKLLYEIARTPDIPVITFKGRKSKDPVRERLSKAGIFAVDMGLAEATAATLMEWLDERSEYEIENAFNVYAASTRRTSYEASLLVKFFRKICEVLGIYTGLNELDTLSARLYYGVKEDLVPMVLSIKRLGRRRARALVDAFGTDLRYVSREELLRIEGIGPKTAESILKWCRE; the protein is encoded by the coding sequence TTGATGGTCATGGAAACTATAAAAAAGGAAATCAGAGAGATTATAAAGGATTCTTATCCCAATATAAATGAGTTGAACCCTGCACAGAAGGCCGTGGTTGATTCTGGATATTTGGAGGATGAAACCAACTACATCATAGCCATTCCAACTGCCAGTGGAAAAACCCTACTTGGAGTTATGGCAGCCCTGAACACTGTGTTGAAGGGAGGTAAGGCAGTTTATGCAGTTCCATTAATATCCATCCAGAACGAGAAGGTTAAAGAGTTCAAAGCCTTTGAGAAGTTTGGAATCAAGGTTGGAAAGCATCCTTCATCCTCTGATATTGCGGTTATGGTTTTTGAATCCTTCGATGCAGTGACACGTTTCTCATGGAATACCCTCAGGGAGATTGATCTCCTCATCATCGATGAATTCCACATGATAGGGGAGTACTCAAGGGGTCCAACCATTGAATGTGCAATAACCCGTTCAAGGATACTGAACCCGAGTATGAGGATGGTTGCACTTTCTGCAACACTCCAGAATATGCCTGAACTTTCCTCATGGATGGATGCACATGTAGTTCAGCACGATTACCGTCCGGTGCCACTTTACAAGGACGTGCTCACAACCGAGGAACTTGGACTTAAGAACAAAAACGATGTCATCCTGAAGATACTGAACCAGTCCATGGAGGAGGAATCCCAGGCCCTTGTCTTTGTATCAACACGAAGATTCACAGAATCCCTTGCAAACCACATAGCGGGCAAGATCAAACGGAAGTTACCTGCTGAGAAGAAGAAGGTCTTCAAGGAGGTTGCGGAGAAGATACTGGACGTTCCAAAACGCAGAGGAACCCTTCCAACAGCTGTCTGTCTGAAGCTTGCAGAGTGTGTTGAGAGCGGTGTGGCATTTCACCATGCGGGTTTGTTCGACAAACAGAAGGAGATCATCGAGGATGAGTTCCGTGCAGGAAACCTCCTCATGATAACTGCAACCCCCAGCCTCATGTACGGTGTGAACCTTCCCTCAAAGAACGTTGTTATAAGGGATTACACACGATGGACAGGGCAAGGCCCCCAACCAATACCTGTATTCGACTACGAGCAGATGTCTGGAAGGGCTGGAAGGCCAGGCTACGATGATGAGGGATACTCTTACCTCATTGCCAAGAGTGTTGATGAGGCATTCAACCTCAAGGACCATTACATCTACGGTGAGATAGAAACAACCAATTCCAAGCTCATTGAGAACAGGGATGCGGTTTACAAGCAGATAATAACTCAGGTGGCTTCCAGCCTTGCAAAGAGCCCCCAGGAGATTTTGGAGTTCTTCAACGATACATTCTACGGTTTTCAGATGTCCCACAACGAGTACATGTCTGCATTTTCAGCCGAATCAATGGAGTACGATTTGAAGGAAGCCCTTGACTTTCTCATGCAGAACGGTATAATCCGTGCAACACCTGACGGGCTTAAAGCAACTGATTTTGGAATGCTCATTGCCAAGAGCAACTACACAGTTGAAACAGCAGTTAAACTCAGGGAGTTTGCACGTTCCGGTGACATCGAACCTGAAAAATTACTGTATGAGATTGCAAGAACCCCTGACATTCCAGTTATCACATTCAAGGGCCGTAAGAGTAAGGATCCTGTCAGGGAACGGTTATCCAAGGCAGGTATCTTTGCAGTGGACATGGGATTGGCTGAGGCAACGGCTGCAACCCTCATGGAGTGGCTGGATGAACGCAGTGAGTACGAGATAGAGAATGCCTTCAACGTCTACGCTGCATCAACCAGGAGAACATCCTACGAGGCTTCGCTCCTTGTGAAGTTCTTCAGGAAGATATGTGAAGTTCTAGGGATCTACACAGGCCTAAACGAACTTGACACCCTATCTGCAAGGCTTTACTACGGTGTTAAGGAGGATCTGGTGCCAATGGTACTATCAATTAAGCGTCTGGGACGTAGAAGGGCACGTGCCCTTGTTGATGCCTTTGGAACGGATCTTCGATACGTTTCACGTGAGGAACTCCTGCGTATTGAAGGTATAGGTCCAAAAACTGCGGAATCAATACTCAAATGGTGCAGGGAATGA
- the moaC gene encoding cyclic pyranopterin monophosphate synthase MoaC, with protein MGEKTFTHLTEGGVHMVEVGDKPVVRRTATAMGKIYLKESTVDLIKNNEIKKGNVLTTAQIAAISAVKSTHHTIPLCHALKITGIEVDFNVELDTIEIEVSVRCDGKTGVEMEALTGASVGLLTIWDMVKSVEKDDNGQYPSTRISDIEVVKKEKVGL; from the coding sequence ATGGGTGAAAAAACGTTTACACATCTTACAGAGGGTGGTGTTCACATGGTTGAGGTTGGAGACAAACCAGTTGTGAGGAGAACAGCCACCGCAATGGGTAAGATCTATTTAAAGGAAAGTACGGTGGATCTCATCAAAAACAATGAAATAAAGAAGGGTAACGTGCTCACAACTGCACAGATCGCTGCCATCAGCGCCGTGAAATCAACCCATCACACCATACCCCTATGCCATGCCCTGAAGATAACAGGCATTGAAGTGGACTTCAACGTAGAACTTGACACCATCGAGATAGAGGTGAGTGTCAGGTGCGATGGAAAAACAGGTGTTGAGATGGAAGCACTTACAGGTGCAAGTGTTGGACTTCTAACCATATGGGACATGGTTAAAAGTGTTGAAAAGGACGATAACGGCCAATACCCATCAACCAGAATATCTGACATTGAAGTTGTCAAGAAGGAGAAGGTGGGACTTTGA
- the cbiD gene encoding cobalt-precorrin-5B (C(1))-methyltransferase CbiD, with protein MENREIPQVNLPISEEEYGITTGSAATGAALAALLSLKGDVKVVKIQTPITHLDIEVESSQKVTETSGRASVIKRPYKDPDVTRNLEFFAEVTLKREPGITVDGGEGVGRVTKPGLQVPVGEAAINPVPREMIRSNLQRIIEREFQDYKGAEVVISVPEGRETAKRTMNPRLGIVDGISILGTTGVARSMSVASYKKSFKCQMDVSLAEGYNELIFVPGNIGEKLALKLLDVEEDEVVQMSNFVGYMLSEAESAGVKKITLFGHAGKLIKIAAGIFNTKHSIADGRREVIMAHAALQGADHGVVKRIFESNTTEEMIDVLNEFNMVLPVFDSIADSIKEICTAKYQMEIDVVILRMDGTVLNDNHEIKVGSRGDS; from the coding sequence ATGGAAAACAGAGAGATTCCACAGGTTAACCTTCCAATTTCTGAGGAGGAGTACGGGATTACAACAGGCAGCGCTGCAACAGGAGCAGCCCTTGCAGCACTTCTATCCCTGAAGGGAGATGTGAAGGTTGTGAAGATCCAGACGCCCATCACCCATCTGGATATAGAGGTGGAAAGCTCCCAGAAAGTGACTGAAACATCTGGAAGGGCTTCAGTGATAAAAAGACCCTACAAAGACCCTGATGTTACAAGAAACCTGGAATTCTTTGCAGAGGTGACCCTGAAAAGGGAGCCAGGCATAACTGTGGATGGTGGTGAGGGTGTTGGAAGGGTTACAAAACCCGGACTCCAGGTTCCAGTTGGAGAGGCAGCAATCAATCCTGTTCCACGTGAAATGATACGATCCAACCTCCAAAGGATTATTGAAAGGGAATTTCAGGACTATAAGGGTGCTGAAGTTGTGATATCAGTTCCAGAGGGCAGGGAAACTGCTAAAAGAACCATGAATCCCCGTCTTGGAATCGTTGATGGGATTTCCATACTTGGAACAACAGGTGTTGCCCGTTCCATGTCGGTTGCCAGTTACAAAAAATCATTCAAGTGTCAGATGGACGTTTCACTGGCTGAGGGCTATAATGAACTCATCTTCGTGCCGGGGAATATCGGAGAGAAACTTGCATTGAAACTCCTGGATGTTGAGGAGGATGAGGTGGTTCAGATGAGCAACTTCGTGGGTTACATGCTCTCTGAAGCAGAATCAGCAGGTGTTAAGAAGATCACCCTCTTTGGACATGCAGGTAAGCTCATCAAGATCGCTGCAGGCATATTCAACACCAAGCACAGCATTGCAGACGGCAGACGTGAGGTTATAATGGCACATGCAGCCCTTCAGGGTGCAGATCATGGAGTTGTGAAGAGAATATTTGAGTCCAACACAACCGAGGAAATGATAGATGTTCTCAATGAATTTAACATGGTACTGCCTGTTTTTGACAGTATTGCAGATTCAATTAAAGAGATCTGCACTGCCAAGTATCAAATGGAAATTGATGTGGTGATACTGAGGATGGATGGAACTGTGCTTAACGATAATCATGAGATAAAGGTTGGATCTCGAGGGGATTCATAA
- a CDS encoding MJ0307 family thioredoxin has product MVVKVEVFTSPSCPYCPMAIELVNEVKKDMGDQLEVEKIDISINQEKAVEYGLMAVPAIALNGVVKFVGAPSKEELVAAIKEETG; this is encoded by the coding sequence ATGGTAGTTAAAGTCGAAGTATTTACATCCCCTTCCTGCCCATACTGCCCAATGGCAATCGAACTTGTAAATGAAGTTAAAAAGGATATGGGTGACCAGTTAGAAGTTGAAAAAATTGACATATCCATCAACCAGGAAAAGGCCGTTGAATACGGATTGATGGCAGTACCTGCAATTGCCCTTAACGGTGTTGTGAAATTCGTGGGTGCACCAAGCAAGGAAGAACTCGTTGCAGCTATCAAAGAAGAAACTGGATGA